One window from the genome of Saimiri boliviensis isolate mSaiBol1 chromosome 2, mSaiBol1.pri, whole genome shotgun sequence encodes:
- the LIN52 gene encoding protein lin-52 homolog isoform X1: MSRDMGWKMASPTDGTDLEASLLSFEKLDRASPDLWPEQLPGVAEFAASFKSPITSSPPKWMAEIERDDIDMLKELGSLTTANLMEKVRGLQNLAYQLGLDECEYPDHICSGLCAVYSTVSSSYNSESILGKREAF, from the exons GGACAGATTTGGAAGCATCTTTGCTAAGTTTTGAAAAACTTGACCGTGCCTCACCAGATCTTTGGCCAGAACAAT taccAGGTGTTGCTGAATTTGCAGCTTCCTTCAAGAGT cCTATTACTAGTTCTCCACCCAAATGGATGGCTGAGATAGAACGTGATGACATCGACATGTTGAAAG AACTGGGGAGTCTCACCACGGCTAATTTGATGGAGAAGGTACGAGGCCTACAGAACCTAGCCTATCAGCTGGGGCTGGATGAGTGTGAGTACCCCGATCACATTTGTTCAGGGTTATGTGCTGTGTATTCCACAGTGAGTTCCAGTTATAATTCAGAAAGTATATTAGGGAAAAGAGAAGCATTCTGA